The following proteins come from a genomic window of Coffea arabica cultivar ET-39 chromosome 11c, Coffea Arabica ET-39 HiFi, whole genome shotgun sequence:
- the LOC140016487 gene encoding uncharacterized protein, translating to MASDNVSTPQSSSATVAVALPFAKPFPDVSKIEIFVNENFKRWQERVYSLLDIHGVAYALTESQPAATIDVKTQESWKYANKVCRNTILQTLLNELFDVYCSYVQANKSQYNRPKNPNYKSNIPNFKKKKGNCHYCRKSEHYAALYRYNKGDKANGNPPKVNLTERDEIIIAVISQVNIATNIKEWVVDSGATRHICANREAFSSYTSIGDDEKVVYLADSRTAKVLGKGKVFLKLTSGKTLALNDVLHVPNIRANLVSVALLGKVGVKVSFESDKIIMTKNNIFVGKGYCNQGLFVLNISNVINENASSSAYIVDSISLWHARLGHVNIGYIKKMQSCGLISGINDNMDKCEICAEAKITKKSCITVHRETELLNLIHTDLGDLKQTMTRGGKSLYVDDMLIFGTSLDIVNSTKYFLSSNFDMKDLGEAKIILGVKIIRKGDGIMLSQEHYTERLLRKFENYDVTPVSTPYDANTQLKKNNGGPIAQSKYAQIIGSLMHLMNFTRPDIAYAVCRLSRYTHNPNREHWFALVRLMKYLRGTMNFGILYSGFPTVLEGYSDANWISDSNDTKSTSGYVYTLGGGAIAWKSARQTIIARSTMESEFVALELTGTEAEWLRNFLANIPSTKDLLPPVSIHCDCQAAIAIAKNKSYNCKSRHMRLRHDVVKQLFRDGIISIDYVKSELNLADPLTKPVGRKLILQTTKEMGLRPTSCQ from the exons ATGGCATCTGACAATGTTAGCACCCCACAGTCTTCATCAGCAACTGTTGCAGTGGCACTACCATTCGCCAAGCCCTTCCCAGATGTATCCAAAATCGAAATTTTCgtcaatgaaaattttaaaagatggCAAGAACGTGTCTACTCTCTACTCGACATACATGGAGTGGCCTATGCACTGACGGAATCTCAACCTGCTGCCACCATAGATGTCAAGACACAAGAGTCGTGGAAATATGCCAATAAGGTATGTCGAAATACTATTTTACAAACACttttaaatgaattatttgatgTGTATTGTAGCTATGTGCAAGCCAATAAGTCCCAATATAATAGACCAAAAAATCCCAATTACAAGTCTAATATTCCCaactttaagaaaaagaaaggcaattgccattattgtagaaaatcagAACATTATGCTGCCCTGTATAGATACAATAAAGGTGACAAAGCAAATGGTAATCCTCCTAAGGTTAATTTAACCGAAAGAGATGAAATAATTATTGCAGTCATCTCTCAAGTGAACATTGCAACTAATATTAAAGAATGGGTGGTAGACTCTGGGGCTACTCGGCACATATGTGCAAATCGAGAAGCGTTTTCCTCCTATACTTCAATAGGGGATGATGAAAAAGTAGTCTACCTTGCAGACTCACGAACTGCTAAAGTTCTTGGTAAGGGTAAAGTGTTCTTGAAACTCACTTCAGGAAAAACTTTGGCCCTTAATGATGTGCTGCATGTTCCAAATATTCGGGCAAATCTTGTTTCTGTAGCTTTGCTTGGAAAAGTTGGGGTGAAAGTGTCATTCGAATCTGATAAGATCATAATgaccaaaaataatatatttgtgGGCAAGGGCTATTGTAATCAGGGACTTTTTGTACTTAATATTTCCAATGTGATCAATGAAAATGCATCTTCTTCTGCTTATATTGTTGATTCCATTTCTTTATGGCATGCTAGATTAGGACATGTTAATATTGGttatataaagaaaatgcaatcatGTGGCCTAATTTCTGGTATTAATGATAATATGGACAAATGTGAAATATGTGCAGAAgctaaaataacaaagaaaagttgTATAACTGTCCATAGAGAAACTgaattattaaatttaattcataCTGATTTAGGTGATTTAAAACAAACAATGACTAGAGGTGGGAAAAG tttatatgtggatgacatgcttATATTTGGTACTAGTCTAGATATTGTAAATAGTACTAAATATTTTTTGTcttctaattttgatatgaaagatTTGGGTGAAGCCAAAATAATATTGGGTGTTAAAATCATAAGGAAAGGTGATGGTATAATGTTGTCACAAGAACATTATACAGAAAGACTTCTTaggaagtttgaaaattatgatGTGACACCTGTGAGTACTCCTTATGATGCTAAcactcaattaaagaaaaataatggtgGCCCAATTGCTCAGTCTAAATATGCTCAGATTATTGGGAGTCTGATGCATCTGATGAATTTTACTAGACCTGATATAGCTTATGCTGTATGTCGACTGAGTAGATATACTCATAATCCCAACCGTGAGCATTGGTTTGCATTAGTCAgactaatgaaatatttgagaggtACCATGAATTTTGGTATCCTGTATAGTGGATTTCCCACTGTATTAGAAGGTTACAGTGATGCTAATTGGATCTCTGATTCAAATGATACGAAATCCACTAGTGGTTATGTGTACACCCTTGGTGGTGGTGCAATAGCATGGAAATCTGCTAGACAGACAATCATTGCTAGATCAACAATGGAGTCAGAGTTTGTAGCTCTGGAACTGACAGGGACTGAGGCCGAGTGGTTGAGAAATTTCTTAGCTAATATTCCTTCAACTAAGGATTTGTTGCCTCCTGTGTCCATACATTGTGACTGTCAAGCAGCGATTGCCATAGCTAAAAATAAATCGTATAATTGTAAAAGTCGACACATGAGATTGAGACATGATGTCGTAAAGCAGCTGTTTAGAGATGGAATTATTTCCATTGATTATGTAAAGTCAGAGTTGAATTTGGCCGATCCTCTGACTAAACCCGTAGGAAGAAAATTGATTCTTCAAACTACGAAAGAAATGGGACTTCGaccaacaagttgtcaatag
- the LOC113715933 gene encoding uncharacterized protein: MLTEFFRMNRVNKKAQSLKYLYRDFTQHFVWTPTKRNWTGKSKQKVIGRLVTVKPSEGDKYYLRLLLSRVRAPTSFDDLLTVNGCKLNSFREAALELGLLESDSYIEATLEEAASFQMPSSLRFLFATLLLHCVPANLSLLWEKFELELSRDFERAQEQSHCSAAEIKRKHDKGSGQRKEYRGVTRRSLNSFKTVFSSKGQSIFIDGPGKGTGKTFLYRSLLATLRSQGYIAIDVATLGVAASLLPGGRTAHSRFKVPLDFSKNKTCQLRKQSSMAQLIIECKLFLWDEASMAKRESIEAFEELLKDLMETDESFGGKVVVFGGDFRQTLPVIQGAAKDQLIQASLLHSSLWSRMHKIKLTQNMRAVLDPAFSQFLLAIGEGAEPADVDNQICLPSHMVISFYNPKDSFDRLIAYTFPDLNLYSSNPHEMISRCILTPKNTSVEDINEMMI, encoded by the exons ATGTTAACTGAGTTCTTTAGGATGAACCGTGTAAACAAAAAAGCTCAGAGTCTCAAATACTTGTATAGAGATTTTACTCAGCACTTTGTGTGGACACCTACTAAAAGAAACTGGACGGGAAAAAGCAAGCAAAAGGTTATTGGCAGGTTAGTCACTGTTAAACCAAGCGAAGGTGATAAGTATTATTTAAGACTTCTTCTCTCACGTGTTCGCGCTCCTACATCCTTTGATGACTTGTTAACAGTTAATGGATGTAAACTGAATTCGTTTAGAGAGGCTGCTCTAGAGCTTGGCCTCTTAGAATCTGATTCTTACATTGAGGCAACACTTGAAGAAGCTGCTAGTTTTCAGATGCCTTCTTCGCTTAGATTTTTATTTGCTACTTTGCTGTTGCATTGTGTGCCAGCAAATCTAAGTCTTTTGTGGGAAAAATTTGAACTGGAGCTTTCTAGAGACTTTGAGCGAGCGCAGGAGCAAAGTCATTGTTCAGCTGCTGAAATAAAACGGAAG CATGACAAAGGAAGTGGACAGCGAAAGGAGTATCGTGGTGTCACCAGAAGATCTCTTAATAGCTTCAAG ACTGTTTTTTCGTCCAAAGGTCAGAGCATTTTCATTGATGGTCCGGGGAAGGGGACGGGAAAAACATTTTTATATCGTTCTCTTCTTGCGACTCTTAGATCACAAGGATACATTGCAATAGATGTAGCGACTTTAGGAGTTGCAGCATCACTTCTTCCTGGAGGAAGAACTGCTCACTCCAGATTTAAAGTCCCATTGGACTTTTCCAAGAATAAAACCTGTCAATTGAGAAAGCAAAGCAGCATGGCACAATTAATCATTGAATGCAAGTTGTTCTTGTGGGATGAAGCATCAATGGCAAAAAGAGAAAGCATTGAAGCATTTGAAGAATTGCTGAAAGATCTAATGGAGACTGACGAATCTTTTGGAGGCAAAGTTGTAGTTTTTGGGGGCGATTTTCGCCAAACTCTTCCTGTTATTCAAGGGGCTGCTAAGGACCAGTTAATTCAGGCTAGCCTCCTACATTCTTCGTTATGGTCTAGGATGCACAAAATAAAGCTAACACAGAACATGAGGGCTGTCTTAGATCCTGCCTTTTCACAATTCTTGCTTGCTATTGGGGAAGGTGCAGAACCTGCTGATGTAGATAACCAGATATGTTTACCAAGTCATATGGTTATATCATTCTACAATCCTAAAGATTCTTTTGACAG GTTGATAGCTTACACgtttccagatttgaatctCTACTCATCTAATCCTCATGAAATGATCAGTAGATGTATTCTGACCCCAAAAAATACCTCTGTTGaagacatcaatgaaatgatgatttga